Proteins encoded together in one Entelurus aequoreus isolate RoL-2023_Sb linkage group LG20, RoL_Eaeq_v1.1, whole genome shotgun sequence window:
- the her7 gene encoding hairy and enhancer of split related-7 isoform X2, translating into MKTKQKTEEASHDKKLMKSQVEKRRRERMNHSLDRLRVMLMHEPQQRGACGRRVEKTEILETTVLFLHNTSKAKAASGPSFQDGFSACLQRAARFLGPEVKGLWLVTAVDAAFAARPLQEPPLCTSSSILHLLRQRSKSAPRRPLMPPPGTSSPSTCTESPPVSPALSPSLWRPWP; encoded by the exons ATGAAGACAAAGCAGAAAACAGAGGAGGCCAGCCATGATAAAAAG CTGATGAAATCCCAAGTGGAGAAGCGTCGACGTGAGAGGATGAATCACAGTTTGGATCGTTTAAGGGTCATGTTGATGCACGAACCCCAACAGCGG GGCGCGTGCGGGCGTCGCGTGGAGAAGACGGAGATCCTGGAGACCACGGTGTTGTTCCTGCACAACACCAGCAAAGCAAAGGCGGCGAGCGGGCCTTCCTTCCAAGACGGCTTCTCCGCCTGCCTGCAGAGGGCCGCGCGCTTCCTGGGCCCAGAGGTCAAAGGTCTGTGGCTGGTGACCGCCGTGGACGCCGCCTTCGCCGCCCGCCCCCTGCAGGAGCCCCCCCTGTGCACCTCGTCCTCCATCCTGCACCTGCTCCGGCAGAGGTCCAAGTCGGCGCCCAGGAGGCCTCTGATGCCGCCGCCCGGGACCTCCTCGCCGAGCACCTGCACGGAGAGCCCGCCCGTTAGCCCCGCCCTCAGCCCCTCCCTGTGGAGGCCGTGGCCttga
- the her7 gene encoding hairy and enhancer of split related-7 isoform X1, translating to MNLQTFWNFPERCTSTLQLMKSQVEKRRRERMNHSLDRLRVMLMHEPQQRGACGRRVEKTEILETTVLFLHNTSKAKAASGPSFQDGFSACLQRAARFLGPEVKGLWLVTAVDAAFAARPLQEPPLCTSSSILHLLRQRSKSAPRRPLMPPPGTSSPSTCTESPPVSPALSPSLWRPWP from the exons CTGATGAAATCCCAAGTGGAGAAGCGTCGACGTGAGAGGATGAATCACAGTTTGGATCGTTTAAGGGTCATGTTGATGCACGAACCCCAACAGCGG GGCGCGTGCGGGCGTCGCGTGGAGAAGACGGAGATCCTGGAGACCACGGTGTTGTTCCTGCACAACACCAGCAAAGCAAAGGCGGCGAGCGGGCCTTCCTTCCAAGACGGCTTCTCCGCCTGCCTGCAGAGGGCCGCGCGCTTCCTGGGCCCAGAGGTCAAAGGTCTGTGGCTGGTGACCGCCGTGGACGCCGCCTTCGCCGCCCGCCCCCTGCAGGAGCCCCCCCTGTGCACCTCGTCCTCCATCCTGCACCTGCTCCGGCAGAGGTCCAAGTCGGCGCCCAGGAGGCCTCTGATGCCGCCGCCCGGGACCTCCTCGCCGAGCACCTGCACGGAGAGCCCGCCCGTTAGCCCCGCCCTCAGCCCCTCCCTGTGGAGGCCGTGGCCttga